The following are encoded together in the Gordonia insulae genome:
- a CDS encoding F0F1 ATP synthase subunit B/delta, with amino-acid sequence MSIVIGNLIGFAVIIFLFWKYLRPVLSKAVNAQKETIAHNVAESEAAKARVVDAKAAHERALAEAKAEAEELHKGALVDAKAISEDIKAQADSEVKRITEHGKAQVALSRSSLVRELRTDLGLTAVDGAGQLVRSHLADPQAQSDSIDRVIDELESMSAGGPGDLVAHSSELIGLHSMRASSRDAARAVAKEFDAKAGSLDGEALTAAAVELTDVIRLLDANPVLRKRLTEDEDNTAGQTELARNLFGGKVSPIVVDILVAAVEQRWSTTADFTAALRRQDALVVLAAAERDGTIEQVENELFGVARLLEQNPRLASLLSDHTHDAAKRVDLLQSLVGDKVGAHTWYLLSHTLVLLHGQPADVAVDHLAELAAARRGESVAHVVSAADLTDAQQARLASVLGTIYGRTISVQTEIDPDLLGGLRIAVGDEVIEADVATRLAKAAESLPR; translated from the coding sequence TTGAGCATCGTCATCGGCAACCTCATCGGGTTCGCGGTCATCATCTTCCTGTTCTGGAAGTACCTGAGGCCGGTGCTCTCCAAGGCGGTCAACGCCCAGAAGGAGACCATCGCGCACAACGTGGCGGAGAGCGAGGCCGCCAAGGCTCGCGTCGTCGACGCGAAGGCCGCTCACGAACGGGCTCTCGCCGAGGCCAAGGCCGAGGCCGAGGAACTGCACAAGGGTGCGCTCGTCGACGCCAAGGCCATCTCCGAGGACATCAAGGCGCAGGCCGACTCCGAGGTCAAGCGGATCACCGAGCACGGCAAGGCCCAGGTCGCCCTGAGCCGCTCCAGCCTCGTCCGTGAACTCCGTACCGATCTCGGTCTCACCGCGGTCGACGGTGCCGGGCAGTTGGTCCGGTCGCATCTGGCCGATCCGCAGGCGCAGTCCGACAGCATCGACCGTGTCATCGACGAACTCGAATCGATGTCGGCCGGAGGTCCCGGGGATCTGGTCGCCCACAGCTCGGAACTGATCGGCCTGCACTCCATGCGGGCGAGCAGTCGCGACGCTGCGCGCGCCGTCGCCAAGGAGTTCGACGCCAAGGCGGGTTCACTCGACGGCGAGGCGCTCACCGCCGCGGCCGTGGAACTCACCGACGTGATCCGACTCCTCGATGCGAATCCGGTGCTGCGCAAGCGGCTCACCGAGGACGAGGACAACACCGCGGGACAGACCGAGCTCGCCCGCAACCTGTTCGGCGGCAAGGTCTCACCGATCGTGGTCGACATCCTGGTGGCGGCCGTCGAACAGCGCTGGTCGACCACCGCCGACTTCACCGCGGCGCTGCGTCGGCAGGACGCCCTCGTGGTGTTGGCCGCCGCCGAGCGCGACGGCACGATCGAGCAGGTCGAGAACGAACTCTTCGGGGTCGCCCGCCTGCTCGAGCAGAACCCGCGGTTGGCCTCGCTGTTGTCCGACCACACCCATGACGCCGCCAAGCGGGTGGACCTGCTGCAGTCGCTGGTGGGGGACAAGGTGGGTGCCCACACGTGGTACCTGCTGTCGCACACGCTCGTGCTGCTCCACGGACAGCCGGCCGACGTCGCCGTCGACCACCTGGCCGAACTGGCGGCAGCGCGTCGCGGCGAATCGGTGGCGCACGTGGTGTCGGCCGCCGATCTGACCGATGCACAGCAGGCGCGGCTCGCGTCGGTGCTCGGGACCATCTACGGCCGCACGATCTCGGTTCAGACCGAGATCGATCCCGACCTCCTCGGCGGCCTGCGCATCGCGGTCGGCGACGAGGTGATCGAGGCCGACGTCGCGACCCGATTGGCGAAGGCGGCCGAGAGCCTGCCGCGCTGA
- a CDS encoding F0F1 ATP synthase subunit B translates to MNLAAENFLIPNGTFFVCLIIFVIVFLVIRTMVVPPILKVLDDRDAMVAKTTEDNRAAAASYEDADTEYRAALKEARGDATGIRDQARAEGNEQLAAAKKRATDEADAVLAETTKQLKAEGDQAASTARADVDALSATLAGRVLGVDVSAKSTEKVN, encoded by the coding sequence ATGAATCTCGCCGCAGAGAACTTCCTCATCCCCAACGGCACATTCTTCGTGTGCCTGATCATCTTCGTCATCGTCTTCCTCGTGATCCGGACGATGGTCGTGCCACCGATCCTCAAGGTGCTCGACGACCGTGATGCCATGGTCGCGAAGACAACTGAGGACAACCGTGCCGCTGCGGCGAGCTACGAGGATGCCGACACCGAATACCGGGCCGCGCTCAAAGAAGCTCGAGGCGACGCGACCGGTATTCGGGACCAGGCACGTGCCGAGGGCAACGAGCAGTTGGCCGCGGCGAAGAAGCGCGCCACCGACGAGGCGGACGCCGTGCTCGCCGAGACGACCAAGCAACTGAAGGCCGAGGGCGATCAAGCTGCATCGACCGCCCGCGCCGACGTCGACGCCTTGTCGGCGACATTGGCAGGTCGGGTCCTGGGTGTCGACGTGTCGGCAAAGTCGACGGAGAAGGTGAACTGA
- a CDS encoding F0F1 ATP synthase subunit C: MDPNLIGLGALIGGGIIMGGGAIGAGIGDGLAGAQLIAGIARQPEAQGRLFTPFFITVGLVEAAYFINLAFMALFVFATPISGQS; the protein is encoded by the coding sequence ATGGATCCCAATCTGATTGGTCTGGGTGCGTTGATCGGTGGCGGCATCATCATGGGTGGTGGCGCGATCGGTGCCGGTATCGGTGACGGTCTGGCCGGCGCTCAGTTGATCGCGGGTATCGCACGTCAGCCGGAGGCCCAGGGCCGCCTGTTCACCCCGTTCTTCATCACCGTGGGTCTGGTCGAGGCCGCATACTTCATCAACCTGGCGTTCATGGCGCTGTTCGTCTTCGCCACCCCGATCTCCGGCCAGTCCTGA
- the atpB gene encoding F0F1 ATP synthase subunit A: MTATSYLAESESAIEVGHHTEVEWLGMTVNIDTVIGSAVAAVIVIALAFFVRFKMTSNKPNSVQLYFEVITVQMRSQIESAIGMKIAGFVLPLAVTLFTYILIANWLSIIPAQYGTAEGGTHEWLKPPASDANFVYALALFVFVWYHAAGVKRRGIIGHPIKLVKGHSVAIAPVNIIEEIAKPVSLSLRLFGNMFAGGIMVALIALMPIYVMWAPNALWKSFDLFVGLIQAFIFALLTILYFSQAMELDEDHH; encoded by the coding sequence ATGACCGCAACGTCTTATCTGGCCGAGTCGGAGTCGGCGATCGAGGTCGGCCACCACACCGAGGTCGAGTGGCTCGGCATGACCGTCAACATCGACACGGTCATCGGCAGTGCGGTGGCAGCGGTCATCGTCATCGCCCTCGCGTTCTTCGTGCGATTCAAGATGACGTCGAACAAGCCGAACTCCGTTCAGCTCTACTTCGAGGTCATCACCGTTCAGATGCGCAGCCAGATCGAGAGCGCGATCGGAATGAAGATCGCCGGCTTCGTCCTGCCGCTCGCGGTCACCCTCTTCACCTACATCCTCATCGCCAACTGGTTGTCGATCATCCCGGCGCAGTACGGCACCGCCGAGGGTGGCACGCACGAGTGGCTCAAGCCGCCGGCCAGCGACGCGAACTTCGTCTACGCCCTCGCGCTCTTCGTCTTCGTCTGGTACCACGCGGCCGGCGTCAAGCGGCGCGGCATCATCGGCCACCCGATCAAACTCGTCAAGGGTCACTCGGTCGCCATCGCGCCGGTGAACATCATCGAGGAGATCGCCAAGCCCGTCTCGCTCTCCCTCCGTCTTTTCGGCAACATGTTCGCGGGCGGCATCATGGTGGCGCTGATCGCGCTGATGCCGATCTACGTGATGTGGGCGCCGAATGCCCTGTGGAAGTCCTTCGACCTCTTCGTCGGTCTGATCCAGGCCTTCATCTTCGCGCTGCTGACGATCCTGTACTTCAGCCAGGCGATGGAGCTCGACGAGGACCACCACTAA
- a CDS encoding glycosyltransferase family 4 protein, with protein MFDPPAGDPGTLLTALSAADSGGAGVPLRELALVGLTAAAVTYLLTSLVRVFAIRVGAVAVPRVRDVHVIPTPRLGGLGMFAGMVAAIALAANLPALTRGFAYTSDMSAVIVSGTVIVLVGVIDDRWGLDALTKFAGQLTAAGVLVIMGVSWYLLYVPFADIGTVVLDPLQAGLLTVAITVATINAVNFVDGLDGLAAGLGLIAASAICMFSLGLLHDQGGDVSYYPPALISTVLAGACLGFLPHNFSPARIFMGDSGAMLIGLMLAAASTSASGRIAINAYGPADVFTLLSPLILVAAVVFVPMLDMLMAVVRRTRAGVGFYTPDKMHLHHRLLELGHSQRRVALIIYLWVGVLAFSAAASTLFPVSVVAPMFGAGLIVALLVTMAPRLQRRYAQFRTRGHADHPDTTDPVAGRT; from the coding sequence GTGTTCGACCCACCCGCCGGCGATCCCGGAACGCTGCTGACCGCCCTGTCGGCGGCCGACAGCGGCGGAGCCGGTGTACCGCTGCGGGAGCTCGCGCTGGTGGGGCTGACCGCGGCTGCCGTGACCTACCTGCTGACGTCGCTCGTGCGGGTCTTCGCCATCCGGGTCGGCGCCGTCGCGGTGCCGCGGGTGCGCGACGTCCACGTGATCCCGACCCCGCGCCTCGGCGGCCTGGGCATGTTCGCCGGCATGGTCGCCGCCATCGCCCTTGCGGCGAACCTGCCCGCACTGACCAGGGGCTTCGCCTACACCAGCGACATGAGCGCGGTCATCGTCTCGGGCACCGTCATCGTGCTGGTCGGTGTGATCGACGACCGTTGGGGACTCGACGCACTCACCAAGTTCGCCGGTCAGCTGACCGCGGCAGGCGTCCTGGTGATCATGGGCGTCAGTTGGTACCTGCTCTATGTCCCGTTCGCCGACATCGGGACGGTGGTCCTCGATCCGCTGCAGGCCGGATTGCTGACCGTCGCGATCACCGTCGCCACGATCAACGCGGTCAACTTCGTCGACGGACTCGACGGCCTGGCCGCCGGCCTGGGACTGATCGCGGCGTCGGCCATCTGCATGTTCTCGCTCGGGCTGCTGCACGACCAGGGTGGCGACGTCAGCTATTACCCGCCGGCGCTGATCTCGACGGTGCTCGCCGGCGCCTGCCTCGGCTTCCTCCCGCACAACTTCTCGCCCGCGCGAATCTTCATGGGGGATTCCGGTGCCATGCTGATCGGCCTCATGCTGGCGGCGGCGTCGACGAGTGCATCCGGTCGCATCGCGATCAACGCATACGGGCCGGCGGACGTGTTCACCCTGCTCTCGCCGCTGATCCTGGTGGCCGCGGTCGTGTTCGTGCCCATGCTCGACATGTTGATGGCGGTCGTCCGGCGCACCCGTGCCGGCGTGGGTTTCTACACGCCCGACAAGATGCATCTCCATCACCGGTTGCTCGAGCTCGGGCATTCGCAGCGCCGGGTCGCGCTCATCATCTATCTCTGGGTGGGAGTACTGGCGTTCTCGGCGGCGGCCAGTACGCTGTTCCCGGTGTCGGTCGTCGCACCGATGTTCGGTGCCGGCCTGATCGTGGCGCTGTTGGTCACGATGGCCCCACGGTTGCAGCGGCGATACGCCCAGTTCCGCACTCGCGGTCACGCGGATCATCCGGACACCACCGATCCGGTGGCGGGGCGGACCTGA
- a CDS encoding serine hydroxymethyltransferase translates to MSGPSTDPEIAGLIERESRRRASTLQLIASETPASPAVRAALVSDLGAKYAEGYPGARFHGGCEVVDEVEQLAIDRAAERFGADYVNVQPLSGSAANLAVYAAFAQIGDPVLALRLEHGGHQTHGSRANFSGRWFAPLHYGVREADERIDYDELRDLALLHRPSIIVAGGAAYSRVIDFAALRAIADDAEAILWVDAAHLAGLVAGAVVPSPVPYADVVTLSTHKVLQGPRGGMILAREMHRAVLQKAVQPFVQGGPAMNTIAATAVCMRESGTREFAEYAAATVATARRLGDELTARGLRIVSGGTDIHLAVVDVSSVGLTGIEAQLRLAAAGVVVDRAVLPFDHRPPAEGSAIRVGTPSSVLAGLGVDDMPTVADWIDRALAEPVGGPQHAAIRREIEARVGG, encoded by the coding sequence ATGTCCGGCCCATCGACCGACCCAGAGATCGCCGGACTCATCGAGCGTGAGAGTCGGCGCCGCGCGTCGACCCTGCAGCTGATCGCCTCCGAGACGCCCGCGAGTCCGGCCGTTCGTGCTGCGTTGGTCTCCGACCTCGGAGCCAAATACGCCGAGGGATATCCGGGCGCCCGGTTCCACGGGGGATGCGAGGTGGTCGACGAGGTCGAACAGCTCGCGATCGATCGAGCCGCGGAACGGTTCGGCGCCGACTACGTGAACGTGCAGCCGCTGTCCGGCAGCGCCGCCAATCTCGCCGTCTACGCCGCGTTCGCCCAGATCGGTGACCCCGTGCTGGCCCTACGACTCGAGCACGGCGGCCACCAGACCCATGGTTCGCGGGCCAACTTCTCCGGTCGGTGGTTCGCACCGCTGCACTACGGGGTGCGCGAAGCCGACGAGCGGATCGACTACGACGAACTCCGCGACCTGGCCCTCCTGCACCGGCCGAGCATCATCGTCGCCGGTGGCGCCGCGTACTCGCGTGTGATCGACTTCGCCGCCCTACGGGCGATCGCCGACGATGCGGAGGCGATCCTCTGGGTGGACGCGGCACATCTGGCGGGACTGGTCGCCGGCGCGGTGGTGCCGTCGCCCGTGCCGTACGCCGACGTCGTCACCCTGTCGACGCACAAGGTGTTGCAGGGTCCGCGCGGCGGCATGATCCTCGCCCGCGAGATGCATCGCGCGGTCCTGCAGAAGGCCGTCCAACCGTTCGTGCAGGGTGGCCCGGCGATGAACACGATCGCCGCCACGGCGGTGTGTATGCGGGAGTCGGGAACGCGGGAGTTCGCCGAGTATGCCGCAGCCACCGTTGCGACGGCCCGCCGCCTGGGTGACGAGCTGACCGCGCGCGGTCTGCGGATCGTGAGCGGCGGTACCGACATCCATCTCGCCGTGGTGGACGTGTCGTCCGTCGGCCTCACCGGGATCGAGGCGCAGCTCAGGCTGGCCGCGGCCGGTGTCGTCGTCGACCGGGCAGTCCTCCCGTTCGACCATCGGCCCCCGGCCGAGGGCTCGGCCATCCGCGTCGGCACGCCGTCGTCGGTCCTCGCCGGGCTCGGCGTCGACGACATGCCGACGGTGGCCGACTGGATCGATCGAGCGCTGGCCGAACCGGTCGGTGGGCCACAACACGCGGCGATCCGCCGCGAAATCGAGGCACGGGTGGGCGGGTAG
- a CDS encoding L-threonylcarbamoyladenylate synthase: MSTVFDCGEPDTRAAGIRAAVGAAKAGRLVVLPTDTLYGIGCEAFDSEAVAALLAAKGRGRDMPVPVLVGSWHTIDGLVLSVSTAGRDLVEAFWPGGLSLVVEQAPSLAWDLGDTDGTVMLRMPLHPVAIELLREVGPMAVSSANVSGRSPATTVDEAREQLGESVSVYLDGGPAAAAQASTIVDLTGSTPRILREGAVSTAAIAEVLDLDVELLTAR; the protein is encoded by the coding sequence GTGAGCACGGTATTCGACTGCGGTGAACCGGACACCCGGGCGGCGGGCATCCGCGCGGCCGTCGGTGCGGCCAAGGCCGGTCGGCTGGTCGTCCTCCCGACGGACACGCTCTACGGGATCGGCTGTGAGGCCTTCGACAGCGAGGCGGTCGCCGCACTGCTGGCCGCCAAGGGGCGAGGTCGCGACATGCCGGTCCCCGTTCTCGTGGGGTCCTGGCACACCATCGACGGACTGGTGCTGTCGGTGTCCACCGCAGGCCGCGACCTCGTCGAGGCGTTCTGGCCGGGTGGACTCAGCCTGGTCGTCGAGCAGGCGCCCTCGCTGGCATGGGATCTCGGGGACACCGACGGCACGGTGATGCTGCGTATGCCGCTGCACCCGGTGGCGATCGAGTTGCTACGTGAGGTCGGGCCGATGGCGGTGTCGAGCGCGAACGTGTCCGGACGATCACCCGCGACGACCGTCGACGAGGCCCGCGAGCAGCTGGGCGAATCGGTCTCGGTCTATCTCGACGGTGGACCGGCTGCCGCCGCGCAGGCGTCCACCATCGTCGACCTGACCGGGTCCACCCCGCGGATCCTGCGGGAGGGCGCCGTCTCCACCGCGGCCATCGCCGAGGTGCTGGACCTCGACGTCGAACTCCTGACCGCGCGCTGA
- the prmC gene encoding peptide chain release factor N(5)-glutamine methyltransferase encodes MSTVDVELSRATEQLAAAGIDSARSDAEWLLVALSGVDRGRLLMMDALDDAARTAYRAAVTRRAQRIPLQHIIGTAAFGPAELAVGPGVFTPRPETEFLAEWACGAAGRIDGPASVVDLCSGSGALAIAIATMLPTARVRAVERSPVALEWLRGNVDRAAGSVRARVSVVAADVTDADRMRASIPTGSIDVVVANPPYVPDGAAVAPEVAHDPAEAVFAGADGMSVITPMLTVIAGMLRPGGVVGLEHDDSTSDAVVAAMSVTGAFVDVRAHRDLAGRPRFVTARRGPAGPLRSA; translated from the coding sequence GTGAGCACGGTCGACGTCGAACTGTCCCGGGCCACTGAGCAATTGGCTGCCGCCGGGATCGACTCTGCGCGCAGCGATGCCGAATGGCTGCTGGTCGCGCTGTCGGGCGTCGACCGGGGCCGGCTCCTGATGATGGACGCGCTCGACGACGCCGCGCGCACCGCGTACCGCGCGGCCGTGACCCGTCGTGCGCAGCGGATTCCCTTGCAGCACATCATCGGAACCGCAGCGTTCGGACCCGCCGAGCTCGCCGTCGGGCCGGGCGTGTTCACGCCGCGGCCGGAGACGGAGTTTCTCGCCGAATGGGCCTGTGGCGCAGCGGGGCGAATCGACGGCCCGGCGTCGGTCGTCGATCTCTGCAGCGGCAGTGGCGCCCTCGCAATCGCCATCGCGACGATGCTCCCGACCGCACGCGTGCGGGCCGTCGAGCGGTCACCCGTGGCGCTGGAGTGGTTGCGCGGCAACGTCGATCGCGCTGCCGGAAGTGTGCGCGCCAGGGTGTCGGTGGTGGCGGCCGACGTCACCGACGCGGACCGCATGCGCGCGTCGATCCCGACCGGTTCGATCGACGTGGTCGTCGCGAACCCGCCGTACGTGCCCGACGGCGCTGCAGTCGCGCCGGAGGTGGCCCACGACCCCGCCGAGGCCGTCTTCGCGGGGGCCGACGGGATGTCGGTGATCACCCCGATGCTGACCGTCATCGCCGGGATGCTGCGTCCCGGCGGTGTGGTGGGCCTCGAGCACGACGACTCGACGTCGGACGCGGTGGTGGCGGCGATGTCGGTGACCGGCGCGTTCGTGGACGTCCGCGCGCATCGGGACCTCGCCGGCCGGCCGCGGTTCGTCACCGCACGGCGTGGACCCGCCGGGCCGCTGCGATCCGCGTGA
- the prfA gene encoding peptide chain release factor 1 — MTTQESSGRSPSAIDDILAEHAGLEAQLSDPSLHDDPTAARRVGKRFAELAPVMSTHRRLEAARDDLAAARELAADDPAFAEEIPALEATVAELDATLTDLLAPRDPHDGDDVVLEIKSGAGGEESALFAADLARMYLKYCERRGFKAQTLGVTESDLGGYKEATISIKSREQLRDGVWSRLKFEGGVHRVQRVPVTESQGRIHTSAAGVLIYPEPEEIEQVQIDESDLRIDVYRSSGKGGQGVNTTDSAVRITHLPTGIVVTCQNERSQLQNKARVMQVLAARLQSAAEEEADAAAAEGRAAQIRTVDRSERIRTYNFPENRITDHRIGYKANNLDTVLAGDMDALLDALVNADRQARLEAQ, encoded by the coding sequence GTGACCACACAGGAATCGTCGGGCCGGAGTCCGTCGGCGATCGACGACATCCTCGCCGAGCATGCCGGTCTCGAGGCGCAACTCTCCGATCCGTCGCTGCACGACGATCCGACGGCGGCGCGCCGCGTCGGCAAGCGCTTCGCCGAACTCGCGCCGGTCATGTCGACGCATCGTCGTCTCGAGGCCGCCCGTGACGATCTCGCCGCGGCCCGTGAACTCGCGGCCGACGACCCGGCGTTCGCCGAGGAGATCCCGGCGCTCGAGGCGACCGTGGCCGAACTCGACGCGACGCTGACCGACCTACTCGCGCCCCGTGACCCCCACGACGGCGACGACGTGGTCCTGGAGATCAAGTCCGGTGCGGGCGGCGAGGAATCGGCCCTGTTCGCCGCCGACCTCGCCCGGATGTACCTGAAGTACTGCGAGCGCCGAGGATTCAAGGCGCAGACGCTCGGCGTCACCGAATCCGACCTGGGCGGCTACAAAGAAGCGACCATCTCGATCAAGTCGAGAGAGCAACTGCGCGACGGGGTCTGGTCGCGGCTCAAGTTCGAGGGCGGGGTGCACCGGGTCCAGCGCGTGCCGGTCACCGAATCGCAGGGCCGTATCCACACCTCCGCTGCCGGAGTGCTGATATACCCCGAACCCGAGGAGATCGAGCAGGTCCAGATCGACGAGTCGGACCTACGGATCGACGTCTATCGGTCGTCCGGGAAGGGCGGACAGGGCGTCAACACCACCGACTCGGCGGTGCGTATCACGCACCTGCCCACCGGGATCGTGGTGACCTGTCAGAACGAACGCTCCCAGCTGCAGAACAAGGCTCGAGTCATGCAGGTCCTCGCCGCGCGGCTGCAGTCGGCGGCCGAGGAGGAGGCCGACGCCGCGGCCGCCGAGGGGCGTGCCGCGCAGATCCGCACGGTCGACCGTTCGGAGCGCATCCGGACCTACAACTTTCCGGAGAACCGCATCACCGATCACCGCATCGGTTACAAGGCCAACAACCTCGACACGGTGTTGGCCGGCGACATGGACGCGCTGCTCGACGCGCTGGTGAATGCCGACCGGCAGGCCCGGCTCGAAGCGCAGTGA
- the rpmE gene encoding 50S ribosomal protein L31 codes for MKQGIHPEYATTTVVCGCGNTFETRSTADNGRINVEVCSQCHPFYTGKQKILDTGGRVARFEKRYGKRAKKADAQ; via the coding sequence ATGAAGCAGGGAATCCACCCCGAGTACGCGACGACCACGGTCGTCTGCGGCTGCGGCAACACCTTCGAGACCCGCAGCACCGCGGACAACGGACGTATCAACGTCGAGGTCTGCTCGCAGTGCCACCCGTTCTACACCGGCAAGCAGAAGATCCTCGACACCGGCGGCCGCGTGGCCCGGTTCGAGAAGCGCTACGGCAAGCGCGCCAAGAAGGCCGACGCACAGTAG